In Pseudomonas putida, a genomic segment contains:
- a CDS encoding Mor transcription activator family protein: MELPDLTCIDTTLLPQSLQALIDCIGIEHAYALTCAFGGRPKYIPKHRARTKLADVLPPEALDALIKRFAGVALEIPKPDHFLRRLRNLQIQKESADGLSRSLLAHKYGLSLRQIGNIRRQM, from the coding sequence ATGGAATTGCCAGACCTGACCTGTATAGATACAACCCTGCTGCCACAGTCCCTGCAGGCGTTGATCGACTGCATCGGCATCGAACACGCCTATGCACTGACCTGCGCCTTCGGCGGCCGGCCCAAGTACATTCCCAAGCATCGCGCGCGCACCAAGCTTGCCGACGTCCTGCCGCCCGAGGCACTCGACGCGCTGATCAAGCGCTTCGCCGGCGTGGCACTCGAGATCCCCAAACCGGACCACTTCCTGCGCCGGCTGCGCAATCTGCAGATTCAAAAGGAAAGCGCCGATGGCCTGTCTCGCAGCCTGTTGGCGCACAAGTACGGGCTGAGCTTGCGCCAGATCGGCAATATTCGCCGGCAGATGTAG
- the rutD gene encoding pyrimidine utilization protein D: MHYEFHGRQDADAPTLVLSAGLGGVGSFFAADIAVLGQHYRVLTYDQAGTGNSPATLGEHYSIRDMAEELHSLLRTLQIERCQFMGHALGGLIGLELALIAPQRLTSLTLVNAWAEPNPHSRRCFAIRKHLLNDTGPAAYLHAQAIFLYPADWIAANSDRLAAMEAAALQHFPTTPNLLRRIQALEAFDIRTRLGEIDVPTLVIANRDDMLVPWQQSQRLAEGLNNARFELLEYGGHASSITDPEPFHAITLDFFKQSHEARHEQLA, translated from the coding sequence ATGCACTACGAATTTCACGGACGCCAGGACGCCGATGCCCCCACACTGGTGCTTAGCGCTGGCCTGGGCGGCGTGGGCAGCTTCTTCGCCGCGGATATCGCCGTTCTCGGCCAGCATTATCGGGTATTGACCTACGACCAGGCCGGCACTGGCAACAGCCCGGCCACGCTCGGGGAGCACTACAGCATTCGGGACATGGCCGAAGAACTGCACAGCCTGCTGCGAACGCTGCAGATCGAACGCTGCCAGTTCATGGGCCATGCCCTGGGCGGCCTGATCGGCCTGGAGCTGGCGTTGATCGCCCCGCAGCGCCTGACCAGCCTCACCCTGGTAAATGCCTGGGCCGAGCCCAACCCCCATTCACGGCGGTGCTTCGCGATTCGCAAGCACCTGCTCAATGACACAGGGCCCGCCGCCTACCTGCACGCCCAGGCCATCTTCCTCTACCCGGCGGACTGGATCGCGGCGAACAGCGACCGATTGGCGGCCATGGAAGCTGCTGCGCTGCAGCACTTCCCAACCACGCCGAATCTGCTTCGGCGCATCCAGGCACTGGAGGCCTTCGATATCCGTACGCGATTGGGCGAGATCGATGTGCCCACCTTGGTCATCGCCAACCGCGACGACATGCTGGTGCCTTGGCAACAATCGCAACGACTGGCCGAGGGCTTGAACAACGCCCGCTTCGAATTGCTCGAGTATGGCGGCCATGCCTCCAGCATCACCGACCCAGAACCCTTCCATGCGATCACGCTCGACTTCTTCAAGCAATCACACGAGGCCCGCCATGAGCAACTTGCCTGA
- the rutR gene encoding HTH-type transcriptional regulator RutR codes for MVRTIGKAQEPKPKRKGELAAKGEPTAAEKRRARQIEGKRTVILEAALKLFAQFGVHGASLDQIAMLADVSKTNLLYYFSNKDELYKAVLQRILDVWVDPLEHFTADKSPEQAISEYVRAKLAVSRDHSSESKLFCMEVMQGAPLMLGQLQHPLKEKVDLKVKVIEGWIERGALSPVDPYHLIFTIWATTQHYADFGTQIEALTGKSLGDPGFFEETCSNICNLLLSGIIPRD; via the coding sequence ATGGTCAGAACGATCGGTAAGGCGCAGGAACCCAAGCCCAAGCGCAAGGGAGAATTGGCTGCCAAGGGCGAACCGACCGCTGCAGAGAAGCGGCGGGCACGTCAGATCGAAGGTAAGAGAACCGTCATTCTCGAGGCGGCGCTGAAGCTCTTCGCGCAGTTTGGCGTGCACGGTGCCAGCCTCGACCAGATCGCCATGCTCGCCGATGTGTCCAAGACCAACCTGCTTTACTACTTCAGCAACAAGGACGAGCTCTACAAGGCGGTGTTGCAGCGCATTCTGGATGTCTGGGTCGATCCGCTGGAGCACTTCACCGCCGACAAGTCGCCCGAGCAGGCCATCAGCGAGTACGTCCGGGCAAAGCTCGCGGTCTCGCGCGATCACAGCAGCGAATCGAAGCTGTTCTGCATGGAAGTGATGCAGGGCGCGCCGCTGATGCTCGGTCAGCTGCAGCATCCACTGAAGGAAAAGGTCGATCTGAAGGTGAAGGTCATCGAGGGCTGGATCGAGCGCGGGGCGCTGTCACCGGTCGATCCGTATCACTTGATCTTCACCATCTGGGCCACGACCCAGCATTACGCCGATTTCGGCACGCAGATCGAGGCCCTGACAGGCAAGTCGCTTGGCGATCCAGGCTTTTTCGAAGAGACCTGCAGCAATATTTGTAATCTACTGCTGAGCGGTATCATTCCGCGAGACTGA
- a CDS encoding acylase, with amino-acid sequence MLPISRPMTCAALAAALVASSLAVQARENEPAASAQIRRTSFGVPHIVAKDERGLGYGIGYAYAQDNLCLLANEVLTVNGERARYFGAKGKTLEQRENLASDFFYTWLNTPVAVNGFLQAQPPAVRDLLEGYASGYNRALGERRTAGLPAECGQGEWVRPITSLDLVKLTRRLLVEGGVGQFVEALVAAQPPRQTTQRPPADYAAALARQERFAFERGSNAVAVGAQRSANGRGLLLANPHFPWMGAMRFYQMQLTIPGKLDVMGAALPGLPVVNIGFNRHLAWTHTVDTSKHFTLYRLQLDPRDPTHYLLDGKSLPLDRQTLSVTVKAEDGTLNQVQREVYASKFGPVVQWPRRLDWDTKAAYSLRDANLDNTRVLQQWYQINRASSLDELKGSIAQLQGIPWVNTLAVDEGGHALYLNQSVVPYVDKELLGQCSNPALQGPLVVLDGSRSACQWKVDAHAAQPGIFPAHMLPSLEREDFVQSSNDPAWMANPAQPLTGFSPLVSRDDQPLGMRGRFALERLQGSAKLGVPQLQSMVMDDEVYLASLLLPDLLHWCQGAEADLRPVCSSLAEWNGKADLDSGIGLVHFSNILEAMARHPQSWRVAFDPTDPLHTPRGLAVEQAAVRKLLREAALGSMQQVAQSGVGDSSQWGQIQQALNGTPVAGGPQALGIYNAISSVPHGPGKRLVVSGTSYLQLVSFTEQGPQATGLLAFSQSSEAGSAHFSDQTKAFSAKRLAPIPFTEAQIKADPEYQQYVISEQDKGVVASRP; translated from the coding sequence GTGTTGCCTATTTCGCGTCCCATGACCTGTGCGGCGCTTGCCGCCGCACTGGTCGCTTCCAGCCTTGCCGTGCAGGCACGGGAAAATGAGCCTGCCGCCAGCGCGCAGATCCGTCGTACTAGCTTTGGCGTCCCGCATATCGTGGCCAAGGATGAGCGTGGGCTGGGCTATGGCATTGGCTATGCCTACGCGCAGGACAACCTGTGCCTGCTGGCCAACGAAGTGCTCACCGTCAATGGCGAGCGCGCCCGCTATTTCGGTGCCAAGGGCAAGACCCTCGAACAGCGCGAAAACCTGGCCAGCGATTTCTTCTATACCTGGCTCAATACCCCCGTGGCGGTCAACGGCTTCCTCCAGGCGCAGCCCCCGGCGGTGCGCGACCTGCTCGAAGGCTATGCCAGTGGCTACAACCGGGCGCTGGGCGAGCGGCGCACGGCGGGGTTGCCGGCTGAATGCGGGCAGGGTGAGTGGGTGCGGCCGATCACCAGCCTGGATCTGGTCAAACTCACCCGGCGCTTACTGGTAGAGGGCGGCGTGGGCCAGTTCGTCGAGGCCCTGGTGGCGGCGCAGCCACCGCGTCAGACGACCCAGCGCCCGCCAGCCGACTATGCTGCAGCGCTGGCCCGGCAGGAGCGCTTTGCCTTCGAACGCGGCAGCAATGCCGTGGCGGTAGGTGCGCAACGTTCGGCCAACGGGCGCGGTTTGTTGCTGGCCAATCCGCATTTTCCGTGGATGGGGGCGATGCGCTTCTACCAGATGCAGTTGACCATCCCTGGGAAGCTCGACGTGATGGGCGCTGCGCTGCCGGGGCTGCCAGTGGTCAACATCGGCTTCAACCGGCATCTGGCCTGGACCCACACGGTCGATACGTCCAAGCACTTTACCCTCTACCGTCTGCAGCTCGACCCCAGGGACCCGACCCACTATCTGCTCGATGGCAAATCGCTGCCCCTTGACCGGCAGACCCTGAGCGTCACGGTCAAAGCCGAGGACGGCACCTTGAACCAGGTGCAGCGGGAGGTCTACGCCTCGAAGTTCGGGCCGGTGGTGCAGTGGCCCAGGCGCCTGGACTGGGACACGAAGGCGGCCTACAGCCTGCGTGATGCCAACCTGGACAACACCCGCGTGCTGCAGCAGTGGTACCAGATCAACCGCGCCAGCAGTCTGGATGAACTCAAGGGTTCGATCGCGCAGTTGCAGGGAATTCCATGGGTCAACACCTTGGCTGTAGACGAGGGTGGTCACGCGCTGTACCTGAACCAATCGGTGGTGCCCTATGTCGACAAGGAGTTGCTCGGCCAGTGCAGCAACCCAGCACTGCAGGGCCCGCTGGTCGTGCTGGATGGCTCGCGCAGTGCCTGCCAGTGGAAGGTCGATGCACACGCGGCGCAGCCCGGCATCTTCCCGGCGCACATGTTGCCTAGCCTGGAGCGTGAGGACTTCGTGCAGAGTTCCAACGACCCGGCCTGGATGGCCAACCCGGCCCAGCCCCTGACCGGTTTCTCGCCATTGGTGAGCCGCGACGACCAGCCATTGGGCATGCGCGGCCGCTTCGCCCTCGAACGCCTGCAAGGCAGCGCCAAGCTGGGCGTGCCGCAACTGCAGAGCATGGTGATGGACGACGAAGTCTACCTGGCCAGCTTGCTGCTGCCCGACCTGCTGCACTGGTGCCAGGGCGCCGAGGCCGATCTGCGCCCCGTGTGTTCCAGCCTGGCCGAATGGAACGGCAAGGCCGACCTGGACAGCGGAATCGGCCTGGTGCATTTCAGCAACATCCTGGAGGCGATGGCGCGCCATCCGCAAAGCTGGCGCGTGGCCTTCGATCCGACCGACCCCCTGCACACCCCGCGTGGGCTGGCGGTAGAGCAGGCGGCAGTGCGCAAGCTGCTGCGCGAAGCGGCGCTGGGCTCGATGCAGCAAGTGGCCCAGAGTGGGGTTGGCGATAGCAGCCAGTGGGGGCAGATCCAGCAGGCGCTCAATGGCACTCCGGTAGCCGGTGGGCCGCAGGCACTGGGCATCTATAACGCGATCAGCAGTGTCCCGCATGGGCCAGGCAAGCGCCTGGTGGTCAGCGGTACCAGTTATCTGCAGCTGGTCAGTTTCACCGAGCAAGGGCCACAGGCCACTGGCCTGCTGGCATTTTCCCAGTCCAGCGAGGCAGGTTCTGCGCATTTCAGTGATCAGACCAAGGCGTTTTCGGCCAAGCGGTTGGCGCCGATTCCGTTCACCGAAGCTCAGATCAAGGCCGATCCTGAGTATCAGCAGTACGTGATCAGCGAGCAGGACAAGGGGGTAGTGGCCAGCCGGCCATGA
- the rutB gene encoding pyrimidine utilization protein B, giving the protein MKEVCAFDPSTSNEPSHVLAAQPEALRLRASETALVVVDMQNAYASKGGYLDLAGFDVSHTQPVIAAIASAIDTARAAGIQVIFFQNGWDASYVEAGGPGSPNWHKSNALKTMRRQPELSGTLLAKGGWDYELVEALTPQEGDIVVPKTRYSGFFNSVFDSTLRSRGIRNLVFTGIATNVCVESTLRDGFHLEYFGIVLADATHQAGPPMAQEAALYNIQTFFGWVSSLDAFRDAFTPSH; this is encoded by the coding sequence ATGAAAGAAGTCTGCGCTTTCGATCCCAGCACCAGCAACGAACCGTCCCATGTTCTGGCGGCCCAGCCCGAAGCCTTGCGCCTGCGGGCCAGCGAGACGGCCCTGGTCGTCGTCGACATGCAGAACGCCTACGCCAGCAAAGGTGGTTACCTGGACCTGGCCGGTTTCGATGTGTCGCATACACAGCCAGTCATCGCCGCGATCGCTTCGGCCATCGACACCGCGCGCGCCGCGGGCATCCAGGTGATTTTCTTCCAGAACGGCTGGGACGCCTCCTACGTCGAGGCAGGCGGTCCAGGATCGCCGAACTGGCACAAGTCGAACGCCCTGAAGACCATGCGGCGCCAACCCGAACTCAGCGGAACGCTGCTCGCCAAGGGCGGCTGGGACTACGAACTGGTCGAGGCGCTGACACCGCAAGAGGGCGATATCGTCGTACCCAAGACCCGCTACAGCGGCTTCTTCAACTCGGTGTTCGACAGCACGCTGCGCAGCCGCGGCATTCGCAACCTGGTGTTCACCGGCATCGCCACCAATGTCTGCGTCGAGTCCACGCTGCGCGACGGCTTCCACCTGGAGTACTTCGGCATCGTCCTCGCCGATGCCACGCACCAGGCAGGCCCTCCGATGGCGCAAGAAGCCGCGCTGTACAACATCCAGACCTTCTTTGGCTGGGTGTCGTCGCTCGACGCTTTCCGTGACGCCTTCACGCCTTCCCACTGA
- the rutF gene encoding NADH-dependent FMN reductase RutF encodes MSNLPEMPLPLDRKTFRDAMANLAAAVNVITTDGEHGKAGFTATAVCSVTDSPPTLLVCVNRNASVYEAFKGNQTVCVNTLGNGQQALSNAFGGKTSQAERFQAGNWSTGVSGAPVLEQAKVSFDCKVTSTVSVGTHDILFCEVLDIVQHVEADVLVYFDRRYHALGRAMTR; translated from the coding sequence ATGAGCAACTTGCCTGAAATGCCGCTCCCGCTCGACCGCAAGACCTTCCGCGATGCCATGGCCAACCTCGCCGCTGCCGTCAACGTGATCACCACGGACGGCGAGCATGGCAAGGCCGGGTTCACTGCCACGGCGGTGTGCAGCGTCACTGACAGCCCTCCCACCCTGCTGGTCTGCGTCAACCGCAACGCCTCTGTGTACGAAGCGTTCAAGGGTAACCAGACGGTCTGCGTGAACACACTGGGCAACGGGCAGCAGGCGCTGTCGAACGCCTTCGGCGGCAAGACCTCGCAAGCCGAGCGTTTTCAAGCCGGCAACTGGAGCACCGGGGTATCGGGGGCACCGGTGCTGGAGCAGGCCAAGGTCTCGTTCGATTGCAAGGTCACCAGTACCGTGAGTGTCGGCACCCACGACATACTGTTCTGCGAGGTGCTGGATATCGTCCAGCATGTCGAAGCCGACGTACTGGTGTATTTCGACCGCCGCTACCACGCCCTCGGTCGCGCCATGACCCGCTAG
- a CDS encoding fe2+ zn2+ uptake regulation protein has product MYNPQPSLQAGPVPGKAPTGPVASGDERLGNEQIRELLRSFGLRTSLIRLKVIDALHHADRNGRSIGVRGVHAQLEKLDIPLSFLSVREVLKRLCAEGVISLGSDKCYSLNPEARAVLEQSLPR; this is encoded by the coding sequence ATGTACAACCCGCAACCCTCATTGCAGGCCGGGCCCGTCCCGGGCAAGGCGCCCACCGGACCGGTCGCCAGCGGGGACGAACGCCTGGGCAACGAGCAGATCCGCGAGCTGCTGCGCAGCTTCGGCCTGCGCACCAGCCTGATCCGGCTCAAGGTGATCGACGCCTTGCATCACGCCGACCGCAACGGGCGCAGCATTGGCGTGCGCGGCGTGCATGCGCAGTTGGAAAAGCTGGATATCCCGCTGTCGTTCCTGAGCGTGCGCGAGGTACTGAAACGGCTTTGCGCCGAAGGCGTCATCAGCTTGGGCAGCGACAAGTGCTACAGCCTCAACCCCGAGGCCCGTGCGGTCCTCGAGCAATCGCTCCCGCGCTGA
- the rutC gene encoding pyrimidine utilization protein C, with translation MPKKCIVPAGTPAPIAPFVPATLADNVLYVSGTLPFDEHNDVVHPGDAAAQTRHVLETIKRVIETAGGTMDDVTFNMIMLKDWNDYPHINAIYAEYFPGEKPARYCIQAGLVKPQALIEIASIAHIG, from the coding sequence ATGCCAAAAAAATGCATCGTGCCTGCAGGCACCCCTGCTCCAATCGCCCCCTTCGTTCCGGCGACGCTGGCCGACAACGTGCTCTACGTCTCCGGCACCCTGCCCTTCGATGAACACAACGACGTGGTTCACCCAGGCGATGCCGCTGCGCAGACGCGCCATGTGCTCGAGACCATCAAGCGCGTCATCGAAACCGCTGGCGGCACGATGGACGATGTGACGTTCAACATGATCATGCTCAAGGACTGGAACGACTACCCGCACATCAATGCGATCTATGCCGAGTATTTCCCCGGGGAGAAGCCCGCCCGTTATTGCATCCAGGCAGGTCTGGTCAAACCGCAAGCGCTCATCGAGATCGCCAGCATCGCCCATATCGGCTGA
- the rutA gene encoding pyrimidine utilization protein A, translating to MDIGIFTPIGNNGWLLSENAPQYMPTFDLNRQIVQRAEHYGFDFALSMIKLRGFGGKTEFWEHNLESFTLMAGLAAVTSRIQLFATVATLTIPPAIVARMASTIDSISNGRFGVNLVTGWQKPEYEQMGLWPGDAFFGTRYQYLAEYAQVLRELWATGTSDFKGEHFSMTDCRVSPRPQADMKLICAGQSEAGMAFSAQYADYNFCFGKGVNTPTAFAPTADALVNACAKTGRTVTACVLFMIIAADTDEAAHARWEHIKAGADQEAIAWLGEKGAADKGSDSNLRQMANPTSAVNINMGTLVGSYQHVAKMLDEVATVPGVQGVMLTFDDFVQGIEDFGTRIQPLMRSRQHIDVAEVA from the coding sequence ATGGATATTGGAATCTTTACCCCAATTGGCAACAACGGCTGGCTGCTGTCCGAGAATGCCCCCCAGTACATGCCGACTTTCGACCTGAACCGCCAGATCGTTCAACGCGCTGAACACTACGGTTTCGACTTCGCGCTCTCGATGATCAAGCTACGCGGCTTCGGTGGCAAAACCGAGTTCTGGGAACACAACCTGGAGTCGTTCACGCTGATGGCAGGCCTGGCCGCCGTCACCTCCCGGATTCAGCTGTTCGCAACCGTCGCCACCCTGACCATCCCTCCCGCGATCGTCGCGCGCATGGCCTCGACCATCGACTCGATTTCCAATGGCCGCTTCGGGGTCAACCTGGTGACCGGCTGGCAGAAGCCCGAATACGAACAGATGGGTTTGTGGCCAGGTGACGCGTTCTTCGGCACCCGTTATCAGTACCTGGCCGAGTACGCCCAGGTGCTGCGCGAGCTGTGGGCAACAGGCACCAGTGATTTCAAGGGCGAGCATTTCAGCATGACCGATTGCCGCGTCAGCCCTCGCCCGCAAGCGGACATGAAGCTCATCTGCGCAGGCCAGAGCGAAGCCGGCATGGCGTTTTCCGCCCAATATGCCGACTACAACTTCTGCTTCGGCAAAGGCGTCAATACCCCCACCGCCTTCGCGCCAACTGCCGACGCCCTGGTCAATGCCTGTGCCAAGACCGGCCGCACGGTCACTGCCTGCGTGCTGTTCATGATCATCGCCGCCGACACCGACGAAGCGGCACATGCCCGCTGGGAGCACATCAAGGCCGGGGCGGACCAGGAAGCGATCGCCTGGCTGGGGGAAAAAGGCGCCGCTGACAAGGGCAGCGACTCCAACCTGCGGCAGATGGCGAACCCGACTTCAGCGGTGAACATCAACATGGGGACGTTGGTAGGCTCGTATCAGCACGTTGCCAAGATGCTCGACGAGGTCGCCACCGTGCCGGGCGTTCAAGGTGTGATGCTGACATTCGACGACTTCGTGCAAGGCATCGAGGATTTCGGCACGCGCATCCAACCGCTCATGCGCAGCCGCCAGCACATCGATGTCGCGGAGGTGGCGTGA
- a CDS encoding solute carrier family 23 protein, translating into MALQAAAHTLYETVTAMKTIFEWRVKADQSGVIAPNERLPWPQTTIMGMQHVFAMFGATMLAPMLMGFDPNIAVLMSGVGTLVFFIITRGKVPSYLGSSFAFVGVVAAVTGYAGVGPNPQIDIALGGIIVCGLVYVLVGMLVQAIGYGWIEKLTPPVVTGTVVAVIGLNLAAIPVKTMASNGFEVWVQLITFTCVVCIAVFTSGLMQRMLLLTGLMVATAIYFVLANGLGLGAPIDFSKVQAAAWFGLPTFHTPVFTPGAALLIAPVVIILLAENIGHLKAISSISKQSMEPHFGRAFIGDGVATMLSAGVGGTGVTTYAENIGVMAATRVYSTALFVVAGFMAILLGLSPKFGALVHAIPTPVMGGVSIVVFGLIAVAGTKIWVENKVDFSDNRNLLIAAVPLVLGTGDFTLHFGSFALNGLGSATFAALILNVLLNIKRRRPEGASEEVLSPSAK; encoded by the coding sequence ATGGCCTTGCAAGCTGCTGCCCATACCCTTTATGAGACAGTGACCGCGATGAAGACTATTTTTGAGTGGCGTGTAAAGGCTGACCAGTCGGGCGTGATCGCCCCCAATGAACGGCTCCCCTGGCCTCAGACGACGATCATGGGCATGCAGCATGTGTTCGCCATGTTCGGCGCGACCATGCTCGCTCCCATGCTGATGGGCTTCGACCCCAATATAGCGGTGCTGATGAGCGGCGTGGGAACGCTGGTCTTCTTCATCATCACGCGCGGCAAGGTGCCCAGCTACCTGGGTTCGAGTTTCGCCTTCGTCGGGGTCGTGGCTGCGGTCACCGGCTATGCCGGTGTCGGGCCCAATCCGCAGATCGACATAGCCTTGGGTGGCATCATCGTCTGTGGCCTGGTCTACGTGCTGGTCGGGATGCTGGTGCAAGCTATAGGTTATGGCTGGATCGAGAAGCTGACACCGCCGGTGGTGACGGGCACGGTCGTCGCGGTGATTGGCCTCAACCTGGCTGCGATCCCGGTGAAAACCATGGCGTCCAATGGTTTTGAAGTCTGGGTTCAACTGATCACCTTCACCTGCGTGGTGTGCATCGCGGTGTTCACCTCTGGCCTGATGCAGCGGATGCTGCTGCTGACCGGGTTGATGGTGGCAACGGCGATCTACTTCGTCCTGGCCAACGGGTTGGGCCTGGGCGCGCCGATCGATTTCTCGAAAGTGCAGGCAGCGGCCTGGTTCGGTTTGCCGACCTTTCACACGCCGGTATTCACCCCGGGTGCAGCGTTGCTCATCGCGCCGGTGGTAATCATTTTGCTGGCCGAGAATATCGGCCATCTCAAGGCCATATCGTCGATCAGCAAGCAAAGCATGGAGCCGCATTTTGGCCGTGCCTTCATCGGCGACGGCGTCGCCACCATGCTCAGTGCAGGCGTGGGCGGTACCGGTGTCACCACCTATGCCGAGAACATCGGTGTGATGGCGGCTACCCGGGTGTACTCCACGGCCTTGTTCGTGGTGGCGGGGTTCATGGCCATCCTGCTCGGGTTGTCTCCCAAGTTTGGTGCGCTGGTACATGCGATACCCACACCTGTGATGGGCGGTGTTTCCATCGTGGTATTTGGTCTGATCGCCGTGGCAGGTACCAAGATCTGGGTAGAGAACAAGGTCGACTTCAGTGATAACCGCAATCTGCTGATCGCCGCGGTTCCGCTGGTGCTGGGCACGGGGGATTTCACGCTGCACTTTGGCAGTTTCGCGCTCAATGGCTTGGGCAGTGCGACTTTTGCGGCGCTGATCTTGAATGTGCTGTTGAACATCAAGCGGCGCCGGCCGGAAGGTGCATCCGAGGAAGTGCTCAGCCCGTCTGCCAAGTAA